ATGCAAGGTGCGTTATTTACATGGTGCAAGTAAAAACCCGTTGCTCGATTTACTCCACATCTTCCGTCAGGCGATGACGGAAGACCTCCACAGACGGTGCCAGGATGACCTCTTGGGGCAGGCTGTTCCACTGCCGTACTGTGCGAGGAAAGAAGGACTGTTTGTGTTGTTCTGTCCTGGAGATGGGGACCAGATAGCCATATGGATGAACTGTTCTTGTTTGTCTTGTGATGGGGTGGATGTGGTGGTGGTCCATGTTGAAGTCTACCAGTGATTTGTGCATCTTGTACAACATGGTCAGCCTGGagacttctcttcttttctgAAGTGAAGGCCAGCCAAGTTGTTTGAGCATTTCTGACACGCTTGAGGTATTATGATACCGGTTTagcacatatgtgaccctgcacctcaaaacaaacaaaaagtcgccagacatgaatttttagttaagaccatattctgaaagagcagactttaagctttaaaatgatgtataactcaaatcaaatggattctcctaacctatcttaatattggaaagaaagcacaaactcaggaaaagtgtgaactgagaaaagaggctctgaagtacagtgtctattcaagcgcttaatctttgccaaaccgtgctggctgtgcgatgaataggacaaaaaaaaaaggaagtaaaccaccagagtaataacaatgaagggattatcagattaaactgaaattaagcatgccccataaacacattctgtccataattaatgccgactttcaaagcagtagcactattctttcaaaagttattagagttgaaagtgaagagtgcggacaaggtttttcagaaatgaaaaagggattctaaagacacacctaatcacactattctaccaaaaatgttcgagataaactgctaaagaaaacacactttcctgcccgttttatgataccaaattttagcataatgtaaaagaagacccgctctttcagaaaatatgaaaaagtcaagttcggctaggttgacccatttcacttatttgcagtcctcacgcaaaatcagtgtgtgcgactttatgttcgttttgaggtgcacggtcacatatcgTGCAGCGCGTCTCTGGATCATTTCCAGCTGTTGTATGCATCCAGTTGTGTAGGGATCCCAAACTGAACATCCATATTCAACAAGAGGATGCACAAGTGCCTGGTACGCTGTCGTCTTGAGTTGGGTTGAGTGGATGCGTAGATTACGTCGGAGGAAAGCCAGGGTGTTATTTGCCCTCTTGCAAATGTTAGAGATGTGTTGGTTCCATTTGAGGTTGGTTTCAATTGTGATGCCCAAGTATTTGGCAGATGTGACAGTGTCCAGGACTATGCCATTCAGAGTGTATTGATGATGATGTCTAGTCCTCTTTCTGGTGACTGTTATTGCGTGGCATTTACGGGGATTGAGTTCCATCAGCCAGTCACTTGACCATTTACTGAGTTTATCTAGGTCTTCTTGTAGGAGCCTGGCATCTTCATCTGACTGGATGGTCATATACATGATGGTATCGTCTGCAAATAGCCTTACTGACGTGGACATGTCTGTGGGCAGGTCATTGATATAGAAGAGGAAGAGACAGGGTCCAAGGACTGATCCTTGTGGGACTCCAGATTCAACTTCCACTTCAGATGAGGTAGTTCCATCTAAGACGACTCGCTGTCTTCTGTTTGTGAGGAAGTTTGTTATCCATCTGATGTTATGGCCTCTTACTCCGTAGTACTGCAACTTGTGAAGTAGTCTTTTGTGTCCAACTTTGTCGAAGGCCCTGCTGAAGTCTGTGATGATGATATCTGTTTGCTTGTTCTCCTCCATGTTGTTTATCAGGTCACTGATGAAACTGATGAGCTGGAGTTCGCAAGACTTCTTTGCCCTGAAGCCATGTTGGAGTGGGTAGaggatgttgttgttgtttgcatgGCTcatgcaaacaacaacaaacaacaaacaacatttgaaaaccaGGTTATGATAATCTGTTGTAACGTCCACATTTCTTCATCTTTTATCTTCTAAATTCATCCTCAAGCAGCAAAGGAGTAGAAGTTTTCAAATATCATATTAGTTTTGACGAAATTAGTTTGCAAAAGCTGAAAAcgaaactttgaaaataaaatttactCTACATTGGCCATTCGCGCGATGTCTCCATTGCACGGAAGTCGCCATTTTGGGAAATGTTCTGCTAaaacctttgaactttgacgtCATACCACTTACTGTAGGGGTACCCTTCGAATGTGTTATGAAATGCATCGTGTACCGTACTCGAAACATTACGCTTTTGAATGATACTACTCACTGCATAACTGTCTACATTTTCGCAATGCAAATCGAAAGATTGTTTTGATGAGACTTTTACACCCATTTTTACATCAATAATTCTGTTGAAAATCGTCCAAGATCTATAATATTTAGAAAGTGGAAAAAGGTATGGAAAAGTAGTATGTTATGAAAGTCTTAAGTTTTCTGAGCATGTTGCACCTTGTTGCTGTGCGTGTTACTGGCGCGCAGTGCGCAGTCCGATCATGAAGTGTTCGGGCCGCCATATCCCCGGGCGCTATAACCAGGAACGTGTCAGTGCGGTTAGGGCCGCCGGTGTGGGTTTTGTATCGTCAACATGATGGGCAGATTATGATTTGTCTTCATTAACAAATATGAGTTTGTATTTTGAATAGGTTTTGAAACCTACTCATATAAGGTCTATGTCATACAATGATCATGGCTAAtcttattgatattttgttatatgtttattaattgtctttttttttgggctTTGGTGGGGCATTGCTCACAAAACTGGGGTctgtggttttgttttgctttattttgtttgttatttcttttaatttcttttttttttggggggggggcgatgcGGTGGGAAGGCTGGTAATAACCTCCCTTCATGCATTTTTCACACAAGTGTATTTCCTTTTTGACATGCTTTTTGTGTCCATTTATGTAGCTGTAAATAGAAAGAGTCCAAGTTACAAATAATACAATACACTGGAAAACAATAGCTATACTCCTCATTCCACTATCAAACTTTACAGAATGTATAATGGTGATAAAACATGCATGTATCTTTGTCAGATTAAAAGGTATATATCCTATTTTAAACATCCATTGTTTCTTTAATACCAAATAGAGCTCTGCAACTGGAAAACTTCAACAAGATATCACTTAACAAGTTCACAAGAAACATCGTTAAACTAATACAACTCTTCACTAAGTTCAGAGAAAGATGTAATTATCTTGGCCTATATATAGCTTATTTGAACACCATTCTTACTTTTGTGACAAGCTTTCCAGTGATACCAAATAAATATTGTTAGATGTAGCTGCAACTGGAAAATGTTTATGAACATTCAAGTGTTTTGGGAAATTGTCGCTACTCGccgacaagaaaaaaaaaagaagctgtaCCGATGATAAAGCTTGCATAAGTCAAATTTAAGGGTATTAAGCTGATTTAAACACcagtatgtttcttttttgacGAGCTTTCCaatgatatcacatttttgtaGAGCTCTGCAACAGGAAAAAGTCTGTCAAAGACTCAATACATTGGACAATAGTCATAACTCACTGTTTCACTTCTAAAATTTACAGAATGAATTTCACtacaaaaaatattgaaacCTGCATATCTCGGTCAAATTTAAAGATATAATAATAAAGCTGATTTAAACACcattgtgtttctttctttttttttttgacaagctTTCTGTTGATACCAAATTTATTAGGCTGCTGCAAAGAAATCTATTTTCCGTCAAACTCCCTACAAGTGGTTTTCTTTTGATGGTGAAAGGCTGCATATGAAAATAATCTATCTTGATTTGTGATCTTACCACCATCTGCAACTGCAGCAGCCGGGAATTAAATTAGTAGTAATATTGACATATTGCCCATCAGTAGTTACAGTTTACGATTATTACCAATAGCAGCATGCAGCAGCAGTAACCACATAATGGTGAACAAAAGTGGAAAAGGTTTAGATCTATTTTCTTCAAGCTTCAAGTTCTTATGCAGAGTCTAGTCATCATACTGCTCATCAGATGGTGGCTCTTGTGTAAATCATgatatttgttcattttgtgcTTAGCTATAACTGCCTAAAAATCCAGTATTAATTTTCAACTCATGAATATCATTGAATTTGacatatacaaaaatattttatcCAAGAGATGATCGCAACAAAGATCCTAAGTAGGCTCTTTGATCTCGATTAGAAAATGCCATTGATTTCTTACAATTTCTATTTTGTCTAGGACAAGTCACTAAGGTATGACGACCACAGAGTTGGAGTTACAGGCACATGCCCTTGTGGACCGTgtcattgacaatgcacgtaaacggATTGTGACGGATCTTGGTGACACAACAGAAGTTTTCAGTCGGCCCGTCTCATCAGTAAAAACATATGACAGTCTGCTCTTTCGAGAGACTGAGGACTATGAGATTCCAAACATTGAATGGATTTCCATTGAAGATTTCACAGTGGATGTAGGCAAGAAGAAGATTGATGAATTTGTGAAGGTGAGTCTATTCACCATATTCTCATCAtgccctctttctctctctcttaggcAAATCATATCAACCCATTATTGTTTTCTGTGCTGTGTAGTAAGTGCtaaattttgtagaggatgtacattgtatgtgtgacaTGCAATAACAGACACAGTCCTTACATATAGACTTGGATTCATAATTACAACTTACAATTTACATGAAATTTTAAGCGTTTTTTAAAAGATTCCGAGACTGCCACTGGTGAGAACTTTCAAAACCTGAATGGATAGTAccagaaaatgtattttgatgacAACTCTgaaaattgtttgtttctttgaaaatttATCACACCAGGAGAATCTCATTTAGTTCTATTCACAATGGGCAGAGCTGGTCATGATCCAACTAGATGAAGTGTTTTGTTCTCATCATTTTGTTCTCAACAGTTTGATTTTAAGCACATTGACATTTCCCCATAGTTACAAAATGTGCTGTTTGAAAATGAGCTGCTATTCTATACACtgtaccattatttttgtcattattaatattatcaccatcattacaATCATTTATACAGAGTAGAACAATTCACAAGTGTAACCATCATTGTTCCACATGTTTTTCTCAATGGCAATGAGTGTATGCTGTGGTTTACGTTTACAGACCTGGGAGTATGACCAGAGCTGGCTCTACTGTATTGATTTCCTGCGGGAAGAGGATGACCAGTACTCCAAGAAATACCGTTACCAGGTCCGATGGAGCGTCCCAACTCGCAGGAAACCCATTCCCCGCGCAACAGCATGTGTATATTTCACAATTGAGGTGTCCAAGATCAAACCCAAGGTAAGAAACAGATATAGATCAAACCCGATTTCGTATGGTGGTGTTGGGAGTTGGGTTGTCATGACTAAAATGTAGCACTCTTGCAAATTTGTTGCTGCATTTCAGTACAGTTGCCTCACACCTGTGCCACACCCAGTGAATCGCATGTTTATCATAACCATCCTGCAAAATGTGTACTACACGATTCTGTATATATATCATCTGTTTTTGAATGCATTTGAACTATTTTTAGGTGcatctttattcatttactaTAGATTTGTTA
The Diadema setosum chromosome 21, eeDiaSeto1, whole genome shotgun sequence DNA segment above includes these coding regions:
- the LOC140244275 gene encoding A-kinase anchor protein 14-like encodes the protein MTTTELELQAHALVDRVIDNARKRIVTDLGDTTEVFSRPVSSVKTYDSLLFRETEDYEIPNIEWISIEDFTVDVGKKKIDEFVKTWEYDQSWLYCIDFLREEDDQYSKKYRYQVRWSVPTRRKPIPRATACVYFTIEVSKIKPKTSTVSVYYVFETNRLVHQPGLSRFRERWLKDLIDTKILIMDTVTF